In Xiphias gladius isolate SHS-SW01 ecotype Sanya breed wild chromosome 6, ASM1685928v1, whole genome shotgun sequence, a single genomic region encodes these proteins:
- the arhgap45b gene encoding rho GTPase-activating protein 45 isoform X2 yields the protein MLKRGGKSSYNPYSMSQRVKKAELKGKERLDILPNKHNVWLKQLSILQEQPRKDAGDVTLSSSPLSSSSSSTLTQASAGLQDPSMSCSGTPGTQHSKLTPMQGMGCPSPVSTLKRPTALSRHASAAGFPLQSWVFTKGQGKGALTPTPPSESPESTAIEVEDIPALLRDVVRFAEAVEKLKDVVLAEGNTESRRPVAHECLGEVLRVLRQVINTYPLLNTVEILTAAGHVISKVKGFHYEACNEADKKDFEKAIETIAVAFSSNVSELLMGEVDSSTLLSLLPTERSRSMENLYAATGQGAVSSQLNSILQNVGRVEEVDVVLQHSEGGVDSALLYTKSISKYMKDLISYVEKRISLETEFSKGLQRLYQSCKHSITHPHMPLFSIYSLALEQDQEQSVGLQQANTTLHTQTFIQPLMQRKQEHEKRRKEIKEQWIRARRKLMDCEVNLRKAKQAYMARCEEYDKAKTAACRAEEEGGGSTAKSVEKKKRLEEEARNKADEAEATYRTCIADATTQQLELEHTKVTVLRQLQDVIKQSDQTLRSATISYYQLMHMQTVALPVHYQTLCESSKLYDPGQQYAAHVRDLQLPEQPNVHYTFEAYSPSSSSSLHGHRARNDSFNTEQTSHTDSPATGVETAASDNRDTEAHRNRQGHKSWSSTVSDDSVVVDGGLESPTASTSDISKMTRTPSTGTMSSNEDADEKDGNVASFESPNINGMDPDVVVSTRPFRKIGLSKAAQTHRLRKLRTPAKCRECDSYVYFQGAECEECFLSCHKRCLETLAIQCGHKKLQGRLQLFGREFTQVASCASDGIPFIITKCISEIERRALKMKGIYRVNGVKTRVEKLCQAFENGKELVELSQCSPHDISNVLKLYLRQLPEPIMLFRLYNSLMGLAKESLQSEADTPEGQEAESTSVNPAVGRGPELVDLGPDTDPEVLVLVDKLKELLKELPKANIATLRYIIRHLRRIAELEDDNKMSPSNLGIVFGPSLMRPRPTGATISLSSLVDYPHQARIVEALIVFYSSIFQSKTSQSHKTCRSSSTSTQQGTAADDKMGSSADGEEDGGREEQSKPDSDKMEEGCESSLGSSEQLPDSDSELDESGQRTAHSRSLMKQESEMSMDDDQLSYRDSLDLSSQSATHTDPEQDADQDQDNPEGGEPPALPDSGPPDDNTGAEQILNASLAELNVNQSNNNYPYSPALSRSELPAARLYGKKLPLTRNRDSEPEFV from the exons CTCTCCATCCTCCAGGAGCAGCCTCGGAAAGATGCAGGCGACGtcaccctctcctcttcccccttatcctcttcctcctcttcaacGCTCACCCAAGCCTCTGCGGGGCTCCAGGACCCCTCCATGTCCTGCTCGGGTACCCCGGGCACCCAGCACAGCAAGCTGACGCCGATGCAAGGGATGGGCTGCCCGTCTCCTGTGTCCACCCTGAAGAGACCGACCGCACTGAGCAGACACGCCAGCGCTGCAG GGTTCCCGCTCCAGTCATGGGTGTTCACTAAAGGCCAGGGGAAAGGGGCCTTGACCCCAACTCCTCCGTCTGAGAGTCCGGAGAGCACAGCCATTGAAGTTGAAGACATCCCGGCCCTGCTGAGGGACGTGGTACGCTTCGCCGAGGCTGTGGAGAAACTGAAGGATGTGGTGCTGGCAGAAG GTAACACAGAGAGTCGGCGGCCCGTGGCCCATGAGTGTTTGGGGGAGGTCCTGCGGGTGCTGCGCCAGGTCATTAACACCTACCCCCTGCTAAACACCGTGGAGATCCTCACTGCTGCCGGCCATGTCATAtccaaggtcaaag GTTTCCACTATGAGGCCTGTAACGAGGCAGACAAAAAGGACTTTGAGAAGGCGATTGAAACCATTGCAGTTGCTTTTAGCAGCAA TGTGTCTGAACTGCTGATGGGAGAGGTGGACAGTAGCACGCTGCTCTCCCTACTGCCCACCGAGAGAAGCAGG TCGATGGAGAACTTGTACGCTGCGACAGGCCAGGGAGCAGTGAGCAGCCAGCTCAACAGCATCCTGCAGAACGTGG GCCGAGTGGAGGAAGTGGATGTGGTCCTCCAGCACAGTGAGGGAGGGGTGGACTCGGCTCTGCTCTACACCAAAAGCATTTCCAAGTACATGAAGGACCTGATCAGCTACGTGGAGAAGAGAATTTCACTGG AGACCGAGTTCTCCAAAGGCCTCCAGAGACTATACCAGTCCTGCAAACACAGCATAACACat CCCCACATGCCCCTTTTCTCCATCTACTCTCTGGCTCTGGAGCAGGACCAGGAGCAGAGTGTAGGGCTGCAGCAGGCCAACACCACCCTGCACACCCAGACCTTCATCCAG CCTCTGATGCAGCGTAAACAGGAGCATGAAAAGAGACGGAAGGAGATCAAGGAACAGTGGATTCGAGCTAGGAGAAAACTG ATGGACTGTGAAGTAAACCTGCGGAAGGCCAAGCAAGCCTACATGGCCCGCTGTGAAGAGTACGACAAGGCCAAAACCGCGGCCTGCcgagctgaggaggagggaggaggttCTACAGCAAAATCTGTGGAGAAGAAGAAGCGATTAGAGGAAGAGGCTCGCAATAAG GCAGACGAAGCGGAGGCCACCTACCGGACATGTATAGCAGATGCCACCACTcagcagctggagctggagcacACAAAGGTCACAGTGCTGAGACAGCTGCAGGACGTCATCAAACAGAGCGACCAGACGCTCCGCTCG GCGACCATCTCCTACTATCAGCTCATGCACATGCAGACGGTGGCCTTGCCCGTCCACTACCAGACTCTGTGTGAGAGCAGTAAGCTGTATGACCCAGGCCAGCAGTACGCCGCCCACGTGCGAGACCTGCAGTTACCGGAGCAACCCAATGTTCACTACACATTCGAGGCCTACTCCCCCTCCAGCTCATCATCACT CCATGGCCACAGAGCAAGGAATGACAGTTTCAACACGGAGCAGACGAGCCACACAGACAGTCCTGCCACCGGCGTGGAGACAGCAGCTAGTGACAACAGAGACACGGAGGCTCACCGCAACA GGCAGGGCCACAAGTCATGGAGCTCAACAGTGAGCGATGACAGCGTTGTGGTAGATGGAGGCCTAGAGTCTCCTACTGCCAGCACAA GTGACATCAGTAAAATGACTCGGACACCATCCACTGGAACAATGTCGTCTAATGAGGATGCAGATGAGAAAGACGGGAATGTAGCTTCATTTGAAAGTCCAA ATATTAATGGCATGGATCCTGATGTGGTGGTCTCCACCAGACCTTTCCGTAAAATCGGCCTATCCAAAGCAGCACAGACCCACCGATTGAGGAAGCTGCGGACTCCTGCAAAGTGCCGCGAGTGCGACAGCTATGTTTACTTCCAGGGCGCCGAGTGTGAGGAG TGTTTCCTATCGTGTCACAAGCGCTGTCTGGAGACTCTGGCCATCCAGTGTGGCCATAAGAAGCTGCAGGGCCGTCTGCAGTTGTTCGGCAGGGAGTTCACTCAGGTAGCCAGCTGTGCCAGTGACGGCATCCCCTTCATCATCACCAAGTGCATTTCTGAGATAGAGAGACGGGCACTCAAGATGAAG GGCATCTACAGAGTGAATGGGGTGAAGACTCGTGTTGAGAAACTGTGTCAGGCCTTTGAGAATGGCAAGGAGCTGGTCGAGCTCTCCCAGTGTTCCCCACACGACATCAGCAACGTTCTCAAGCTTTACCTCAGACAG CTGCCAGAGCCCATCATGCTGTTCCGCCTGTACAACAGCCTAATGGGTTTGGCCAAAGAGAGTCTGCAGAGTGAAGCGGACACACCAGAGGGACAGGAGGCCGAGTCAACCAGTGTTAACCCAGCAGTGGGCAGGGGGCCTGAGCTGGTGGATCTTGGTCCTGACACCGATCCAGAGGTCCTGGTGCTGGTGGACAAGCTAAAGGAGCTTCTAAAGGAGCTGCCCAAGGCTAACATCGCTACACTGCGCTACATCATTCGCCACCTCCGAAG GATCGCAGAACTGGAGGATGATAACAAGATGAGTCCCAGTAACCTGGGGATTGTGTTTGGGCCCTCCCTGATGCGTCCCCGTCCAACCGGGGCCACGATATCCCTTTCCTCTCTGGTTGATTACCCCCACCAGGCCCGCATCGTGGAGGCCCTCATAGTCTTTTATTCATCCATCTTCCAGTCCAAAACTTCTCAGTCCCACAAAACCTGCcgctcttcctccacctccactcaGCAG GGTACTGCTGCAGATGACAAGATGGGGAGCTCTGCCGATGGAGAAGAggatggaggcagagaggagcagagtaAACCAGACTCTGACAAGATGGAGGAGGGGTGTG AAAGTTCGTTGGGCTCCAGTGAGCAGCTCCCCGACTCTGACTCAGAGCTAGATGAAAGCGGCCAGAGGACTGCACACTCCCGCAGCCTGATGAAGCAGGAGAGCGAGATGAGCATGGACGACGACCAGCTGAGCTACAGGGACAGCCTGGACCTGTCAAGCCAGTCTGCAACCCACACCGACCCAGAACAAGATGCGGATCAGGACCAGGACAACCCAGAGGGAGGAGAGCCACCTGCTCTGCCAGACAGTGGGCCCCCAGATGACAACACAGGGGCAGAGCAGATACTGAACGCTTCTCTGGCTGAGCTCAACGTCAACCAGTCCAACAACAACTACCCTTATTCCCCTGCTTTAAGCCGGTCAGAGCTTCCAGCGGCACGTCTGTACGGAAAGAAATTACCCCTGACAAGGAACAGGGACAGCGAGCCTGAGTTTGTCTGA
- the arhgap45b gene encoding rho GTPase-activating protein 45 isoform X1: MCDSRRRETDRQLPWLKVGLDGTAFPLSDGGRAPKWRVGGWVGGLCVKLKEVGMDGKGTLKIFRKKRELIKTPSISKKSRAGSPGPQSSAPSLSILQEQPRKDAGDVTLSSSPLSSSSSSTLTQASAGLQDPSMSCSGTPGTQHSKLTPMQGMGCPSPVSTLKRPTALSRHASAAGFPLQSWVFTKGQGKGALTPTPPSESPESTAIEVEDIPALLRDVVRFAEAVEKLKDVVLAEGNTESRRPVAHECLGEVLRVLRQVINTYPLLNTVEILTAAGHVISKVKGFHYEACNEADKKDFEKAIETIAVAFSSNVSELLMGEVDSSTLLSLLPTERSRSMENLYAATGQGAVSSQLNSILQNVGRVEEVDVVLQHSEGGVDSALLYTKSISKYMKDLISYVEKRISLETEFSKGLQRLYQSCKHSITHPHMPLFSIYSLALEQDQEQSVGLQQANTTLHTQTFIQPLMQRKQEHEKRRKEIKEQWIRARRKLMDCEVNLRKAKQAYMARCEEYDKAKTAACRAEEEGGGSTAKSVEKKKRLEEEARNKADEAEATYRTCIADATTQQLELEHTKVTVLRQLQDVIKQSDQTLRSATISYYQLMHMQTVALPVHYQTLCESSKLYDPGQQYAAHVRDLQLPEQPNVHYTFEAYSPSSSSSLHGHRARNDSFNTEQTSHTDSPATGVETAASDNRDTEAHRNRQGHKSWSSTVSDDSVVVDGGLESPTASTSDISKMTRTPSTGTMSSNEDADEKDGNVASFESPNINGMDPDVVVSTRPFRKIGLSKAAQTHRLRKLRTPAKCRECDSYVYFQGAECEECFLSCHKRCLETLAIQCGHKKLQGRLQLFGREFTQVASCASDGIPFIITKCISEIERRALKMKGIYRVNGVKTRVEKLCQAFENGKELVELSQCSPHDISNVLKLYLRQLPEPIMLFRLYNSLMGLAKESLQSEADTPEGQEAESTSVNPAVGRGPELVDLGPDTDPEVLVLVDKLKELLKELPKANIATLRYIIRHLRRIAELEDDNKMSPSNLGIVFGPSLMRPRPTGATISLSSLVDYPHQARIVEALIVFYSSIFQSKTSQSHKTCRSSSTSTQQGTAADDKMGSSADGEEDGGREEQSKPDSDKMEEGCESSLGSSEQLPDSDSELDESGQRTAHSRSLMKQESEMSMDDDQLSYRDSLDLSSQSATHTDPEQDADQDQDNPEGGEPPALPDSGPPDDNTGAEQILNASLAELNVNQSNNNYPYSPALSRSELPAARLYGKKLPLTRNRDSEPEFV; encoded by the exons CTCTCCATCCTCCAGGAGCAGCCTCGGAAAGATGCAGGCGACGtcaccctctcctcttcccccttatcctcttcctcctcttcaacGCTCACCCAAGCCTCTGCGGGGCTCCAGGACCCCTCCATGTCCTGCTCGGGTACCCCGGGCACCCAGCACAGCAAGCTGACGCCGATGCAAGGGATGGGCTGCCCGTCTCCTGTGTCCACCCTGAAGAGACCGACCGCACTGAGCAGACACGCCAGCGCTGCAG GGTTCCCGCTCCAGTCATGGGTGTTCACTAAAGGCCAGGGGAAAGGGGCCTTGACCCCAACTCCTCCGTCTGAGAGTCCGGAGAGCACAGCCATTGAAGTTGAAGACATCCCGGCCCTGCTGAGGGACGTGGTACGCTTCGCCGAGGCTGTGGAGAAACTGAAGGATGTGGTGCTGGCAGAAG GTAACACAGAGAGTCGGCGGCCCGTGGCCCATGAGTGTTTGGGGGAGGTCCTGCGGGTGCTGCGCCAGGTCATTAACACCTACCCCCTGCTAAACACCGTGGAGATCCTCACTGCTGCCGGCCATGTCATAtccaaggtcaaag GTTTCCACTATGAGGCCTGTAACGAGGCAGACAAAAAGGACTTTGAGAAGGCGATTGAAACCATTGCAGTTGCTTTTAGCAGCAA TGTGTCTGAACTGCTGATGGGAGAGGTGGACAGTAGCACGCTGCTCTCCCTACTGCCCACCGAGAGAAGCAGG TCGATGGAGAACTTGTACGCTGCGACAGGCCAGGGAGCAGTGAGCAGCCAGCTCAACAGCATCCTGCAGAACGTGG GCCGAGTGGAGGAAGTGGATGTGGTCCTCCAGCACAGTGAGGGAGGGGTGGACTCGGCTCTGCTCTACACCAAAAGCATTTCCAAGTACATGAAGGACCTGATCAGCTACGTGGAGAAGAGAATTTCACTGG AGACCGAGTTCTCCAAAGGCCTCCAGAGACTATACCAGTCCTGCAAACACAGCATAACACat CCCCACATGCCCCTTTTCTCCATCTACTCTCTGGCTCTGGAGCAGGACCAGGAGCAGAGTGTAGGGCTGCAGCAGGCCAACACCACCCTGCACACCCAGACCTTCATCCAG CCTCTGATGCAGCGTAAACAGGAGCATGAAAAGAGACGGAAGGAGATCAAGGAACAGTGGATTCGAGCTAGGAGAAAACTG ATGGACTGTGAAGTAAACCTGCGGAAGGCCAAGCAAGCCTACATGGCCCGCTGTGAAGAGTACGACAAGGCCAAAACCGCGGCCTGCcgagctgaggaggagggaggaggttCTACAGCAAAATCTGTGGAGAAGAAGAAGCGATTAGAGGAAGAGGCTCGCAATAAG GCAGACGAAGCGGAGGCCACCTACCGGACATGTATAGCAGATGCCACCACTcagcagctggagctggagcacACAAAGGTCACAGTGCTGAGACAGCTGCAGGACGTCATCAAACAGAGCGACCAGACGCTCCGCTCG GCGACCATCTCCTACTATCAGCTCATGCACATGCAGACGGTGGCCTTGCCCGTCCACTACCAGACTCTGTGTGAGAGCAGTAAGCTGTATGACCCAGGCCAGCAGTACGCCGCCCACGTGCGAGACCTGCAGTTACCGGAGCAACCCAATGTTCACTACACATTCGAGGCCTACTCCCCCTCCAGCTCATCATCACT CCATGGCCACAGAGCAAGGAATGACAGTTTCAACACGGAGCAGACGAGCCACACAGACAGTCCTGCCACCGGCGTGGAGACAGCAGCTAGTGACAACAGAGACACGGAGGCTCACCGCAACA GGCAGGGCCACAAGTCATGGAGCTCAACAGTGAGCGATGACAGCGTTGTGGTAGATGGAGGCCTAGAGTCTCCTACTGCCAGCACAA GTGACATCAGTAAAATGACTCGGACACCATCCACTGGAACAATGTCGTCTAATGAGGATGCAGATGAGAAAGACGGGAATGTAGCTTCATTTGAAAGTCCAA ATATTAATGGCATGGATCCTGATGTGGTGGTCTCCACCAGACCTTTCCGTAAAATCGGCCTATCCAAAGCAGCACAGACCCACCGATTGAGGAAGCTGCGGACTCCTGCAAAGTGCCGCGAGTGCGACAGCTATGTTTACTTCCAGGGCGCCGAGTGTGAGGAG TGTTTCCTATCGTGTCACAAGCGCTGTCTGGAGACTCTGGCCATCCAGTGTGGCCATAAGAAGCTGCAGGGCCGTCTGCAGTTGTTCGGCAGGGAGTTCACTCAGGTAGCCAGCTGTGCCAGTGACGGCATCCCCTTCATCATCACCAAGTGCATTTCTGAGATAGAGAGACGGGCACTCAAGATGAAG GGCATCTACAGAGTGAATGGGGTGAAGACTCGTGTTGAGAAACTGTGTCAGGCCTTTGAGAATGGCAAGGAGCTGGTCGAGCTCTCCCAGTGTTCCCCACACGACATCAGCAACGTTCTCAAGCTTTACCTCAGACAG CTGCCAGAGCCCATCATGCTGTTCCGCCTGTACAACAGCCTAATGGGTTTGGCCAAAGAGAGTCTGCAGAGTGAAGCGGACACACCAGAGGGACAGGAGGCCGAGTCAACCAGTGTTAACCCAGCAGTGGGCAGGGGGCCTGAGCTGGTGGATCTTGGTCCTGACACCGATCCAGAGGTCCTGGTGCTGGTGGACAAGCTAAAGGAGCTTCTAAAGGAGCTGCCCAAGGCTAACATCGCTACACTGCGCTACATCATTCGCCACCTCCGAAG GATCGCAGAACTGGAGGATGATAACAAGATGAGTCCCAGTAACCTGGGGATTGTGTTTGGGCCCTCCCTGATGCGTCCCCGTCCAACCGGGGCCACGATATCCCTTTCCTCTCTGGTTGATTACCCCCACCAGGCCCGCATCGTGGAGGCCCTCATAGTCTTTTATTCATCCATCTTCCAGTCCAAAACTTCTCAGTCCCACAAAACCTGCcgctcttcctccacctccactcaGCAG GGTACTGCTGCAGATGACAAGATGGGGAGCTCTGCCGATGGAGAAGAggatggaggcagagaggagcagagtaAACCAGACTCTGACAAGATGGAGGAGGGGTGTG AAAGTTCGTTGGGCTCCAGTGAGCAGCTCCCCGACTCTGACTCAGAGCTAGATGAAAGCGGCCAGAGGACTGCACACTCCCGCAGCCTGATGAAGCAGGAGAGCGAGATGAGCATGGACGACGACCAGCTGAGCTACAGGGACAGCCTGGACCTGTCAAGCCAGTCTGCAACCCACACCGACCCAGAACAAGATGCGGATCAGGACCAGGACAACCCAGAGGGAGGAGAGCCACCTGCTCTGCCAGACAGTGGGCCCCCAGATGACAACACAGGGGCAGAGCAGATACTGAACGCTTCTCTGGCTGAGCTCAACGTCAACCAGTCCAACAACAACTACCCTTATTCCCCTGCTTTAAGCCGGTCAGAGCTTCCAGCGGCACGTCTGTACGGAAAGAAATTACCCCTGACAAGGAACAGGGACAGCGAGCCTGAGTTTGTCTGA
- the gpx4a gene encoding glutathione peroxidase 4a isoform X7, producing the protein MAFKRKKKSAPTVDGQTATSIYDFSAMDIDGNVVSLEKYRGNVVIITNVASKUGKTPVNYSQLAQMHARYAERGLRILAFPSNQFGNQEPGNESQIKQFAQSYNAQFDMFSKIDVNGANAHPLWKWLKEQPKGRGLFGNSIKWNFTKFLINREGQVVKRYGPLDDPSVCINILQILECL; encoded by the exons ATGgctttcaaaaggaaaaaaaag TCTGCCCCGACAGTGGACGGGCAGACGGCCACGTCTATTTACGACTTCTCAGCAATGGATATTGATGGCAATGTGGTTTCCCTGGAAAAATACAG gGGGAACGTTGTTATCATCACCAATGTTGCCTCTAAATGAGGCAAAACCCCAGTAAACTACTCTCAGCTTGCGCAGATGCACGCCAGGTATGCTGAGAGAGGTTTACGCATCCTTGCCTTCCCCTCCAACCAGTTTGGGAACCAG gaGCCTGGGAATGAATCCCAGATCAAACAGTTTGCCCAGTCTTACAACGCTCAGTTTGACATGTTCAGTAAGATCGATGTGAACGGGGCCAATGCTCACCCTCTGTGGAAGTGGTTGAAGGAGCAGCCCAAGGGGAGAGGCTTGTTTGGAAA TAGTATCAAGTGGAATTTCACTAAG TTTTTGATCAATAGAGAGGGGCAGGTGGTGAAGAGATACGGACCCCTGGATGATCCAagtgtatgtataaatatctTACAGATACTTGAGTGTTTATAG
- the polr2eb gene encoding DNA-directed RNA polymerases I, II, and III subunit RPABC1, protein MDDEEETYRLWKIRKTIMQLCHDRGYLVTQDELDQTLEEFKSQFGDKPSEGRPRRTDLTVLVAHNDDPTDQMFVFFPEEPKVGIKTIKMYCQRMQEENITRAIIVVQMGMTPSAKQSLVDMAPKYILEQFLQQELLINITEHELVPEHIVMTKEEVTELLARYKLKESQLPRIQAGDPVARYFGLKRGQVVKIIRPSETAGRYITYRLVQ, encoded by the exons atggatgatgaagaggagacaTACAGACTATGGAAGATTCGCAAAACCATCATGCAG CTGTGCCATGATAGAGGCTACCTGGTGACACAGGACGAGTTGGACCAGACACTGGAGGAGTTCAAGAGTCAGTTTGGTGACAAACCCAGCGAGGGTCGCCCTAGACGCACAGACCTCACTGTGCTGGTGGCACACAACGATGACCCCACCGAccagatgtttgttttctttcctg AGGAGCCCAAAGTTGGAATCAAGACGATTAAGATGTACTGTCAGAGGATGCAGGAAGAGAACATCACGCGAGCCATCATTGTTGTTCAGATGGGCATGACACCCTCAGCAAAACAG TCTCTAGTCGACATGGCACCCAAATACATATTGGAGCAGTTTCTACAACAGGAGCTGCTTATTAACATTACAGAGCACGAG ctTGTTCCAGAGCATATTGTTATGACAAAAGAGGAAGTGACTGAACTTCTGGCAAGATA TAAATTAAAAGAGAGTCAGTTGCCGAGGATCCAGGCTGGGGACCCCGTGGCTCGCTACTTTGGCTTGAAAAGAGGGCAG GTAGTAAAAATCATCAGACCTAGTGAAACAGCTGGGAGGTACATCACATACAGACTGGTCCAGTGA